The following DNA comes from Triticum aestivum cultivar Chinese Spring chromosome 3D, IWGSC CS RefSeq v2.1, whole genome shotgun sequence.
cacgactttattacagaaatccttcatggaaaggcggaacaaaccaccacaatcatatccttttccaacaaacAGTCCATACCGAGATACAACTACTTTTTTAGAttcaaatactaacttaaacccttctttacatagaagggagccactaacgagattcttcttgatggcggggacatgctgaacgttcttcagttgcacgatctttcccgaagtaaacttcagatctaccgtgccaacaccatgaacagaagcatgcgacccgttccccatcaagacggaacaatctcgtgtgacctggtaagaagaaaacaaagacacatcagcacacacatgaatattggccccagtgtcaagccaccaatcggtggactgacaaactgaaatacttggcgtcctgtcctggcttcttatacttgtttgggcacttgtttgcccaatgttcatctgaaccacaagtgaagcagccatctctcttcttatctttcttcttacccttcttcttgtaggtagtattctgctggacagagttctttcccttgaacttgtggaagttcttctgcaccacattggcgatagaagaaccctctgcccctttcatgtgtgagtcctttgctctcaagttctgctcaacacttagatgactgatgacatcctcaacagagaattcgcgtctcaagtgcttgagagaagtagcaaagttcctccatccagGAGGGTGTTTTGCAATTatgcaacccgcgacaaacttgtccggtaactcacacttcaggagctccagctccttagcgatgcattgtatctcatgggcctggtccaatacagaacggttatcaaccattttgtaatcatggaactgctccatagCACACAACTCGCTTCCAGCATCGGTTGCGCCGAACTTAGCTTCGAGCGCATCCCATAAATTCTTGGCAACGCGCATATGGACATATGCGTCGACTAGCTTGTCTCCGATCACAGTAAGAACGACTCCAACAAAGTTGGTGGTTGCCTCCCTAAATGCATTCTCCTATTCAGGAGCAATCGTTACCGTGGGAgacacaccaccaacccagaacaTGTTCATTGCTGTGAGCCACAAGGTAATCctcgtctgccaacgcttaaaatgcgtTCCAGTAAACTTTTCCGATTTCAGAGTAGCGGCGAAGCCATGAGTCGAAAAGTGCCTagaataaggtttttggattgttggaaatattagcacttttccgacTAATCTAATCCATGAGTAAACAGTAAACATggcaaatacggtatgcatctcataccgatacctaagcatgtgagcacgtacagtacatagaaccaaaacatctatgaacaacatatatacggctagcacatgaatgagcaaataggggatgaatgagtcataccctccggttggccaggccaacgcggcggcggcagcggcagcctcGGCATCGGCTAAGGCCTTCTTCTTGGTGGCGGCATCGTCAGCCATGGGGTCGATGCaagggaagtagtggaagcagaggcggacggagacggggacggatcgggagcagtcgcgtcgagacgctccccaaaaaccttattgccgttctcccgggcaggatctcgaacgacagggttccggaggcacctgctctcccgaccaaccgtgcacgcggtcgtcgggatgggatcgccggaagcagcacagagagaggaacagtagatgaagggtagggttgtacgagagggagtgagtgaactgagttagggttcactccactggccagcgccttcttatataggccgtcAGGTAGATGggactcggctcattcccgcaacccgcggcgcgcgcgcgtcgtgacgaggcgaggcgaggcgaggcgaggcgaggcgggcggcggaggaggaggagcgcgcgtgtacagcTCCTATTCTcaagctcccaatagcaagtggtagagcagcccttataaagaggtctcactcttcttactgtagcagtatgggactaaacttcccacacttcccagcacttgccgtacacatgcatgggccttagagattaactagggattattgtcttatatgggtctaagcccatccataatccatcaattACAAGTGGACAAAATAGGCCCCTTGAGTAATTATTTTTTGATGTTAGGGCCATTGAGTTTGCTACTGTCCTTTTGTCCTTGTTTGATTTGAAGTATAAATTTGATATTTGAGAGACATTGTAGTTTCTGTGCTTTTCGCAAGGTTTGGGCTAATATTTTAGCATCATTACTAGTCATTTATATAAATGTTAGGTACTAAGAAGATGGAGGTACAGGTGGAATAGATCGGCCACTTATCCACCATTGGGATACCAACAAGTTACTGAATGCATAGAAATTGCAGCACGCTGCGTGTCACATGACCCGAAAAAACGACCTTATATATCGGATATAATCCGTCAGCTCGATGAATTGGAGAGTACAAATGGGCACGTCAACTATGCTAATGAACCTACATTTAGCCTGGTAAGATAATAAGCTCATTTGCTCCCTGGTCTATTTTCTTAGAAGAGTACTTATGAGAGTCGCCACTTTTTTCTTGCAGATAAGCCCTTACCCTTGGGAGCTGCTTGACATAGATCCTCTCGAGCTGCATTTCCCTTTTGAGGCAAATAAGCAGATACCATGTTTGCTTCAACTAAGTAACCCGAGGGATGATTACATTGCCTTCTACATGCAAACCTCAAGTGGACAGTACGTACCTCGTAGAACCAAGCAAAGGAATTGTACCGCCCCAATCCAAGAGCAATGTCATCATAACATTTCAAGCACAGAAGATGGCACCGCATCGCATGCGGAATAAGGATGAGTTCATTGTGCGGTGCACGATGGTAAACGAGGATCTCATGACCGAGAGCATCACTGTAGACATGTTTGATGAAGAGTCGAAAGTGGTCGATAATGTGAGTTTGATGGTTGCATTTTAACACGATGCACACTAGTGAATGAGGATCTCATGATTGAGAACATCATTGAAGACATAGTCGATGAGGAGTCGAAAGTGCCCAATGATGTGACTTCAAAGGTTGCATTTTAACATGGTGTGCAGTTGTGAATGAGGATATCACGACCTCTGAAGACACGTTTGATGAAAAAGTCGAAAGTGGATGATGATGTGAGTTCGACGGTTGCATGGTAAAGCGGCACTGAATACATGCTCTGGGATGtgttaagggcatgtacaatgatggcATATGGATACAGATGCCCCATGACAAAAAGTAGTTGGAGGCACCTACATTTATTTTTTTCTCCTCAATGCAAGCTAACACTAATGCGTACGTGAACGAGTTGCAAGCTATCTCGAGGCAAAGCAGCATCAGCTTTTTGATCGATCTGAGCAGAAAGGTGGTCTTGCAAACAAACTTTTTACAGCTCACATCGTTGCTATGTTAAGACTCGACAGAACCGAAACCATGTGTATGCATGTTGAAATTTTCGTTGTTATTCTTTTTGGGCGTGGTGAATCATCAATTAGATTGGCTAATACTTGTATTTCGTCGTTGCTGATATCCGTCAGACATACACTCCGATCATCGTCAGACAGGGCAGGGTTTTATATTCGTGATCAGATGATGTCAGCTCACTGAGCAAACACTTTGATTATTTTATggaaatgataaatcccaaacgttGGAGATTTACCCAAGGCAAATCGAACACTTTTTATGGTAATTAGTTCACATGAGGATGACAAATTTAGTTGGCAAGTAATTTCCTAGCAAAAACAAACGAAGCACGAAATTGTTATGCTTATCAACTATACTTGTCATGTTCAACAAATATAAATAGCCCAAAAAAATGTTTGATTTATCATGGTCAAATCCGAAAAAACTTTCAGGACTTATCGGTGTCTTTATTTTAACAGGTCATGCAAACACCAGATGTAAACGGCGGTGTGATTCACTAGGCCGCCCTGGTGAAATTGAAGTTGCTGCACGAGAAGCCATCGGCCGAGAGGTGCCGGCTGAAGCTGAGCTTCTGCTTGTCCTCGTCGACCACCACCAGCCTGCTCTCCATCTGGAGCCCGCCGATCACCACCGCCGGCACCGCACCCTTGTCGCGGCCCTTCATCTCCACGAACGCGAAGCACGCCGTGCCGCGGCTCACCTGGGCCATGGAGTTGTCCCCGAAAGCCGTCCAGTTCTGCGCGCCCTCCAGCATCACGTGCACCTCCGGCACCGAGTACCCCGTCTGCGTCGACAGCAGCTTCGTGGAGTCATAGCACAGCTCGAACGGAGCCACCGCCGCCGTGACCCTCCTCGCGTTGGGGCCCATGGCGCGGTCGAAGGCCGCGATCAATGGGCGGTACACGTCGGGGCGGAGCTCCGTGTAGGGGACCGTGGTCGAGAACCCGACGATGAGCGCGCCGCCGCCTATGACGGCCACGCGCGCGCCGTCGACGGCGATGCCGTTGCTGGCCGACACGTAGTAGCCTGGGTCTCCGGCGAACGGGCGGCGGAGAGGGACCCCGTCGGAGAGGAACATCGTGACTGCTGGCCGGTCCGCGGGGggagcgaggaagaaggggccgcCGCCGAAGATGGCCGCGCCCGCGCGGTCACCGCCGCCCGGGAGGCAGAGCATGAACGAGTTGGTGACCCTCTGCGTGCTCGCCACCTGCGCCGGGAACGAGCGGGCGGAGCGCGCGAGCCCAGCGACGCCGACGGCGCCGCAGGAGGCGGCCACGGAGAAGGAGACAGGGAACAGCGGGTTGCTGCCGTCGGTGGCGTTGGCGGAGAGCGTCACGCGCGTGTTCTGTCCGTGGCCGGCGCTGTACGGCGACGTGACGTCCGGGGCGGAGAGGTGGAGGACGAGCGGGCGGCCGGCGTTGAGGGGCGCCGTGTAGAGAGACGTGGAGGGGTCCTTGGTGACGGGCGTGACCAGCGGCTTGCCGCGGCCGTTCGCCGCCGCTGTGCACGCGCGGAGcgagacggcgacgaggaggacgaggagtgtGGGCTGCCACATTTCGGCCGGCGGTGGACTGCGCAGCTCGATCAGCTTAAAGCTTAGGATGCTGTGAACGAAGGTACGTATATATAAGTCCGATCTGGAATTCTGGATGAGAtccatgcatgcatgatgcatTCATTGCCTGGCATGGCAAGACGATCGAGATGCCAGGGCAGTGGCAACGTGCCACCCTAGTTCGTGTTAAATTAGTCAGCGCGCGCGCAATGGCAGATTGATTTCTTGGGGTGGATAGTTCTGTTCCggcattagagcaactccaacgggccgacccaaacggacggcgatttcgtccgctttttgtctgtttgggtcggcctcccgcccggcgtccgccctgtttttCATATCGGTCGGCAGCGCGCCCAccgcgccgacccatatgtgcagGCGTGGCCAGCTGGCCGCCCAATTTTACATTGATTTGCATTCAAACATAATGTGAAATGAAAATGTTAACCAGCAAAATAGTTTAGCCGTGcaaataaatagtatagttttacaagctgtcgaacagcttgcgggcgtcgaagaaggagacggccggcgagcggagacgcggcgcccacagaccagctagctgccctaccggcgtccgacgagcgtgccggccggatgtggcgggggcggcgaggcgtcATCTTGGTGCGGGCGGCGGTGCGGTGGGGGAGCGGCGGTGGGAACCACTTTGCTCCCCGGCggcaaaacggcggcggcgggcgacggggggcaggggcggcgttgctgggcggatgtggaggcggcggcagctggaagagtcgccggcaaaaatgggcggcggcgtcggtgaCGGAGGAGGCGGGGCGAGGGTTGCTTATTGGCCGGGGGGTGAGaggggaggccaatgtgccacagaccagcgggcccggggacaggagtaggcgcgcgcgcgtccgtctcatgtccgcgccgacgcaaatccggctcaaaattgggccgggaataggtcgcccgcggacgaaaaacgaacgcgcgtccgtttgggtcggcacgttgggccgccttttctgtccgcgccgacccaaacggacggccgcggacaaaatgggtcgccccattggagttgctcttatggcACAACAACTCGACGGTCGGTGCATCGATCCATCGTGTGATCAGTACCGCGTCAGggaggcacggtagtaccgcgtctaGGTGCGGCAGTAAAATTTTAGTGCCgtgcctcgcgcggtagtaccgctcctgaagAGCGGTAGTActggacgagcggtagtaccgcaccggagatgcggtagtaccgcacgggtaCAGATTCGAAACCTCTAGATCTGTGAACATCCGTGACATCAACgcggtactacggtcgatcaaatccATCACGGGGCAACATAGCAAGTACAATCTCTACGCatcactactctcctacatcctactcttgcaaagatttagcctaaaatctcaagaacaacatgcatctccccaaaaacctagaggcaAACGAACAAACCAAAGAGAAAGGGATccggggagaaaccttgttccatggcaagaggaagtggtggggaacgatcccgccggtcggaatccgaggagagcggccggagacggagatccggcgagggcctccggcgccgttcttgagcaggagagagagagaggcggcggggagagaaacagacgaatgggtatgggggagttggaactcccactactagggaaaaccttatacacataactttagcagtagcgcttgttaaaaaagcacgctagtgctaactagcagtagcgcgctggCGAAAACAGCgctacagatatatatatatatagcagtagTGCGTCTAgccgtaaaagcgctactactaaaattcccactgctaagccgataggctacacatagtagtagcgagcttatagaaacagcgctactgctacttgttTTGTAGCACCGTGTTTACGGAGAAAGGCACTACTGCTAACGAAAattaaattaaatggaaagcaaataaaaaagagaaaggaatagcagtagcgcttgttaagaaacgcgctatagctatcatagcagtagcgcacttcctgaaacccgctactgctacttttgattTAACCGCGCGGTTCGTTCTTCCCCCGGCCACTTCCCTCAAATCCCTACTCCTCCGCTGTTGCCGCGTGCATCGCCGTCGGCCGCCGTGCGCGacccgtcgctctccgcacaccctcgacgccgcccccgacctcggcgccgcccccgaccccgacctcgacgccgcccccgaccccgacctcgacgcccccctacatcgccgccctccgccgtgcgcccgccgccccgaccccgaccccgtccccgacctcgacgccgcgtgcccctctccctaactccgccggcgcccgaggtgagcatgccctcctcctcctcctcccctacctctgcctagctagggttcttagggttaaatttcagagttcatctaattagttagggttcatcaaattagatgctaattatggcagtagttgttaaatagaattagttttagagttcatcgaattagttagggttaaattttagagttcatcaaattagttagggttaaattttagagttcatcaaattagttagggttcattaaattttagagttcttcaaattagttagggttaaattttagagttcatcaaattagttagggttcattaaattttagggttcatcaaattagttagggttaaagtTTAGAGTTCATCTAACTTATTTTTAgtacgaaaattaatagaactagtttacttttttagttaaagcaatttttcctgcattgacgtcgacgatgcctatcccgcatcctcgtcgtcgagtcggcggaggacacctgcgtcaccagatggaccatgtccgggactgggctccgccggggtggtactgggaggcgctacctaccgggaggcgcaggttggtgaggagtcagcccgttgttgacccaaaccttctttggtgacggtcgcgtgggccagtgacggtccagaggctcgaggaccccgcggaggtggtgcgtcaccgtgtcagtgaggaggacgcgcacgtccgtcgctacttgtttgcgttggagcacaggttctccaatacctggcaggttctccagggatctcattggagctatgatcctgtgatggttccttctctgtgggtgtccaccgcccgcgccgatacccgtcgtgcgctagggttttagttgtattagtgatgttatatgtatgatactattcgggatgtattagtgataatattcgacgatgtacggacacatgagatgatttacttttgcttattgaatgcatgctaatttgagtcctataagatatttgaaatgtatatcttgtgttgctcaaataggatatgtgcttgcccaagtggccggtcatgtttgcaggttacacctccgagtggcctatgttttgccggagtgttgattcatttccgttccggcaaatttcaggcgctcaatatgtcctattttagcaaaggtcatgccggatttttccgtgaattttggcatgactagtaggaaatatcgagtgccccggatttgtgtgttgagtatcctgatAGTTGTCTTCggtcgattttcaattaatgtttcaactatgaacataggaaatgtctgacgacgaaaaggatttcggtatttgcaaatactgcgaagacgagcgcggtctgtgcgacggaatcttcctagatgatgataggcacttcagcatcaagctggacgagaactttgaagtggatacagtaagtcacaacgacaagtcttttttcgtaattaagcatgacatctgcttcatttgcttcaacttataatttaatttttttactattctactagcgtatcccctgccatgcaagagtttttgtattggataagatagattTCAGTCGTACTACGGAGGTAAAGAAAGTtcacttgaagaccgagcatggttatattttccacgcaagattatacaacgcagacgactacacctattttggatgcaaaacatggcgagcactatgaaagacttatgcatttgagactgatatggttatcacctttgatattcgtctggaagatgatattgaaggtaataccgacatctgggtcgatgtgcagacgcctccagttataccattatgtgagtttctcaaccatatttatgtctttgatattgtttattcaaatatagttgacaactaatttttattgtcagcttatttctgttcaagcaaacatgtccagcgcttggtagacatgacctatactgtcccggggctgaactaaactgcgaggagctaagtcattatgtttcatggcttgaggatcttgatactgtcaagacaaattttcttcctgcatttagaaatgttagtaccgaaaatgtgcgaccaatagtgttcgtaatgaactacggtcacatctatttaggaaagatggtaagatttttactatttgtcctcagtgcatcttttccatacattattttttaagccaaacttcattgctaagtatgttaccatacgatgttcttcaacagggactccagatgaatgttgtgccttatgggatcgagactacaggtaccatgagtattgttagcttgcggccaagatatcctacagagcacttaagtgcattcaggatttctaaaaacgacgaatgcttaatagtgaaagactggaccaaaattgtgaacgatcgcagacAAGTAATAGGGGGAAGCAAgaagaagcgcagcccacgattaggagacaggttcatctgcatgctccaacttgatgaaggaggaga
Coding sequences within:
- the LOC123076053 gene encoding chitinase CLP-like; translation: MWQPTLLVLLVAVSLRACTAAANGRGKPLVTPVTKDPSTSLYTAPLNAGRPLVLHLSAPDVTSPYSAGHGQNTRVTLSANATDGSNPLFPVSFSVAASCGAVGVAGLARSARSFPAQVASTQRVTNSFMLCLPGGGDRAGAAIFGGGPFFLAPPADRPAVTMFLSDGVPLRRPFAGDPGYYVSASNGIAVDGARVAVIGGGALIVGFSTTVPYTELRPDVYRPLIAAFDRAMGPNARRVTAAVAPFELCYDSTKLLSTQTGYSVPEVHVMLEGAQNWTAFGDNSMAQVSRGTACFAFVEMKGRDKGAVPAVVIGGLQMESRLVVVDEDKQKLSFSRHLSADGFSCSNFNFTRAA